TTAAGAATAACGAAGAGCGATGAAGGGAAGCTACTGGTGGCTAGGTGAGGGAATACTGAAGTTGGTTTCTTATTTGTTAGGTGTGAATTACCCGTATCTCATTTGCCTCATTATTCACTGAAACTAAGCTTAATACCACATCCCCAATTTCCAGTTGGAGCATTCAGAGCTTAGTTCACATGGCGAGTTTGATTTCCACCTAATATCATTGCCAACCATTAAATCGCCCCTGATCTGCCCTTAATGTATCAGGAAAATGTTTGCTTAGCCCAGCAACCTTGTTACCAGTTTCATAAATGCTTTATGTGAAGCGTGGGCTGGACCAGTCAGTAGTGATCATCTTTTGAGCGCTGTGGCACCATTGAAGATGCTGGACAAAATCCCTGCCCACAGAGAGTTTGCAGTTTATTTGAATTTAGGTATCaagaaaaatttctaaaatcacacttttcatttttttacgaACCCAGTTGAGTTCATTGTTGAAGACCTTTGATAACCTCTTTACCGCCCTGCCTTGTCACATCAGTCAAGGCTGCCTAGGGGTCAGACATGTAACTCTCTCAGTTTCCTTTCTgtgaagccatttttttttcttaattttttttttcaacgtttatttattttgagacagagcatgaacgggggaggggctgagagagggagacacagaatctgaaacaggctctagtctctgagctgtcagcacagagctccacgcggggcttgaactcactgaccccgagatcgtgacctgagctgaagtcggacgcttaatcgactgagccacccagggcccctgtgaagccatttttaatagggtttttttcttttttttaactgtgtaggaatcattatttttaaatgtgccaaGTAACTCTAGACTTCAGCAGTGAGATAGGCCAATAATAAACTTTTATGAGAAGCATTGTCTGCTTTGGTTGTGTGACTGTGTCATTTGTTGTGGAACCATTATGTTAAATAGTAAATAGTGAAGGCCTGTTTCATCAGTTTTCTAAATTGGTCCTATGACTTTCTAGAGAAACCTATAGTGGTTCATGTGGTGTTAATCACAGCCACAGTTCTtcgttatttatttttaggaaggtTACAGAGATGGAATAGATGCGGGCAAAGCAGTTACTCTTCAACAAGGCTTCAATCAAGGTTATAAGGAAGGTGCAGAAGTCATTATAAACTACGGGCAACTCAGAGGAACATTGAGGTAATTTTGTAACTTAAATGCTGAGAGTCAGTTTAGCCTCAATACTACTGGAGGACTTTTGAAAAGTCGTaggtaaaaataaagtatttgaacTGAAGTGTTTTTCCTAGTGTTAAATCCACAAAAGAGTACTGCAGAGTATAGAATAATATTGccttcaaaaagtcaaaaatcatCACTTCATCCACTTTAGTATGTGAGTCAGGTGTGGTCCTTTATTGCAAGGAAATGATAGGAAGGTGGATATTTTTTGCTACTGAACTACCACTAAACTGTATCTCAATTTAAAAGATCTTCACATGTGGCAGAACACAATATGACAGACTTCTAGACTAGAATTACATGATGAGAATTATAACTGGCAATAGAGAGGGAAATAATTCCGTTTATCTTAGTGCTGAACATTGGATACTTGTCACGATTCCATAGTAATAATGGCATATGTCAGGGCCAGGTAGTCAGATGGCACATGGAGCTAGGAGCATGATAGGCTTGTCTTCTCTGATGTTGTATACCTTTTAAATTGTcctctatagaaaaaaaaagaaacaaacaaaacataaaattttcaaagaatcactaatttttaaaagagcagaaaatggggcacctgggtggctcagtcggttaagcagccaactcttgattttggctcaggtcaagatctctcaTGAGATCTAGCTCCACGTCGGGTTCAggagtgagcatggagcctgctgaagagtctgtctccctctgcccctcccccctctctctcttaaaaaaaaaaaaattaaaaagagtagaaaataagtcatcaaaacaaaaatttcattttttgagctTTTAGAAAATTCAACTATCAGATATCAGAATTTAGAGTCTACTACGGTGGGAAAATGATCAAGTACTCATTTTACATCAAGTTAAATCTTTTATAATCTCAGAAAACTTATTGCTAAATCTTTTGCATCAATTGATTACGTTTTTAAAACATGACTACTTTTCACAACAACCATTATTTTATGTCATGATTACCTGAACAATCTGAaatgtcagaaaacaaaaagtactgtctgtactagaaaaataaagaaaaatatttgttaggACTAGAAGAATTCTTAACCTTCAAGAAAGTTGTTAGCTCAACAAACAGGGTCTATTCTATAACAAAGTTGGGAAAGAGAAGTTGCCTCAGAACTTTTTTCCTGCCCCGCAGTGTTTTGATGGGAAGCACCTATATGGTTGGAACAATTGTTTTCAACGTTGGCTGCACCTTGATATCAGTTGGGAAGCTTGAGACTCTGATTTCATTCGTCTTGGATGTGACCTAGACCTTGAAAGTTTTaagagctccccaggtgattctaatggaTATCCAAGTCTGAGAATCACTAGTCCAGAAACTGTTGGATGTCCTTAAAGGAGAAACTAAGTTTTGTGATCTCTTCTCTGAGTTGCATCCCTTTTAAGTGGAAGCTACACAGTCACAAAGAGAAAACCTAAAATCAAGAAAAGTGGATGGAATTGTGAAAGAGGTCTTAGGAATTATAAGCACTCTAAATGGTTACTCccagttgtttaatttttatcaaaagataatatctttatatattttaaaatccattttaccATTACTTTCCTGATTCTGACTTGCAtcattattgatttctttttgcaTGGTGTTATGTGGAAAAGAAGCACGTAGGGTTTAGCATCAGAAATTCAAAAAAGCCTctgattggttcatttttttcctgtttaactcttatttatattttcattcagtGCTTTGCTCTCCTGGTGTCACCTTCATGATAATGGTTCGGCTCTGATCAGTAAAATAAATAGTCTTCTGGATGCAGTTGGCCAGTGTGAAGAGTATGTGCTCAAACATCTGAAATCAATCACGTCTCAGCCCCATGTGGTAGATTTGTTGGACTCTATTCAGGATATGGACCTTGGTCATGTAGCTCCAGCTGAGAAAAAGATGGATGAAGGTAAAGATGAAAGACTCTGTGAAAATAATGCTGAGCTTCACAAAAACTGTGGCAAGAGTCTTAGTGAGGCAGATTGTTCATCTCTAGAATGTTGTAGAATACAAGAGCAGCCACATTCTGAAAACCCAAGCCTCACATGGATTTTAGAACAGACAGCCAGTTTGGTCAAACAGCTGGGAGTATCACTTGACGTATTACAGCACctcaaacaattataaaaattctcTTCGTGTTTCTAATGAAAGTAATGTTGAGAACATTTGTTGGAacactttgtttcttaaactaaCCAAAATTTGTAGTGGTTTCTACATGGAACACATCACTTGTAGGTTATCCTTCATGGAAGTTTGAAATGTCTTCAAAATTAACACTATTAAATGTAATaacagctttttttctttgtcactggTAATTTTTATGTACTTTAAGGTACACTCAGAAACTCTAGTTGCAACAAGTTTCTGATCAAAATCAGGCATTTTCAGACTCATTAGCAAAAGTGAACAACAATCAAATGCATTTTGTAAGGACCTAGCTCTTTCTCCTCTTGTCACTATGAGGTGATTAGGACAGTATCACCAATTAATTAGACCAAAGTTATCATTAAATAACCTGGTGGATAACACTGTAAATAGCCACACATAggtgtatagaaatatatatattgaaattaaGAGGCTATAAGTATAAGAAACTGAAGAAATGTTTATACTGATGATTTAAAAACTACTAAAATTCATTTTAGTTTTGTGTTAAAGGCAAGGACATACAATTctatggaaaatacaaaatacatttcatgttcaaaGTACCTACTTAGTTTTTCCAAGTATTAATGAGTTAGGAATTGTGTTATCCAGCAATGTGCCAGATTATTTCTAAACTGCAGTTCGTCTTACATATTCACATAGTAGTAAAACACTGAAACCACTGACTTCTGTATTACCTCGTAGCAATATTCTTTGTCTAGCATAGACAAAATTAGATCAAGCTTTTGCTCTAGGACCTAAGCATATAAAATCAGGAAAGGAATTTTCAGCACTTCCTTGGCCTAAAACATAAAGTTGTGTGAGGTGCCTGCCGTCAAAGGTATCCAAATAATTGCCCTTTGTCAATGGCCTCAATTGCTTTTTTACCAGTATTTATATTTAGTATCTACTCTAAAAGACAAGCATACTAAGATGGAGAATCCAACATCTTTCAAGAGATTAATGAAATATTCTATTGAGATCTTACCACCTCCTGAAAGTTCATAGAACATGAGAAATTAAAGCAACAAATTTGAAGTCAGAAGACCATAtactggggtgtctggctggctcagaggagcatgtgattcttgacctagggatggtgagttcaagccccacactgggtgtagagattacttaaaatcttttaaaaataataatagtaagttaaaaataaaaagaccgtATACTGTTTTAGGATTTCTAAAACATGCTAAAGATAACCAAGTGCCATTTGacatcacctttaaaaaaaaatgcttatatcTCTCTAGATTAAACACTATTTCAGAGATTTACTAATTTGTCTTGTTAcatattcttttctgtgtttatggATACAGCCAAAATCTCAAATCCACATGGAATATTACAAGCAGTCTCTAAGTCTGAAAGTGTTGTTCTGCCCTGCATATTAGATATGAAATGTCCATCCCTAATGATGCCTCTCAAGAAACTCACCCTGAGTGAAAATTTCACAAGTGCAATAAACCTTGAGATTTTACCTGGGCTCACCCTGCTAAGGTTCTCTGAAGATAACACCCCTTGCCACCATTGATAATATGGTGTTTTTGTGCAGATgttcataaagaagaaaatcaagagaatTAGCTGAGTGGATGGGGCTGTTGGTCAAAAACATCTCTTAAAATTGCTTTGCCTTTTAAAGACAAGTTTGTGGACTGCAGAGGAGTATTAATGGTATGCTTATTATACCTGTGTTCAATGAACGTGAGTAAGGGAAAGAAACCTTGCTCGCATTATGTGTTTTGCTTTGACACCTCTGCTATAGGCCTGCCAGTTCTTGTCAGGAAGGACCCTAGCCGACCATAATGGTAAAGCAAGACTGCCCCAGAGTGGGCACAGCCCGACACTCAAGGCCCAAAACCCATACATTAGGCCTGAGTGATGTGGCTTCCTTACAAACAGGATTTTCACCTTAAATAATTTCTAGATGCTGAAATACCcagagcttttttgtttgttttaatgggaGGGAGAGTCCACAATACTCTGCTTTTTGGACATTTCAGTTGCTAGAGCTGCTGAGGCCACCAAAATGTTTGTGATACACAAGCAGGAAGTGGGCAGCTGAAGTTACCTACCTGCATCCTTATCTCAGTTATATCCTTAGCACTGCTTGTTAACTGCTTCTGTGGTACATCAAAACAAAAGCTTTGAAACAAATCCAAGTTGGGATTCTCCCCCATCTCCAAATTAAAGGTAAAGCTTTACGTTCCCATCTAAGAGGGACATGCAGATATATATAGGAATAGTCCTTAACGTGTTTTAATAATCTTGTTAATTTCAGACCAATGGCTGTAGTAAATGTCTTATGCTCTGTTAATAAACTATCAGGCCTTTTGCTCTACAGAAATTCTCAAATCTTCGCCATGACGATACTTCACCTGCATAGTTTGCCCTTCTTGCGTCTGCTGTCCCACACTTCTCCCAGCAAACCCCCTGGAAGAGGAGTCTGCTGTCGCTCCCTGATTGCTTTCTCCCCATTCACTCTTCAGCTTCAAACTGCTTTTTTGCTAGGGTTACCTATAGTTGAAGTCACAGAACTGCCCCTCAATGAGTTGTCTCCTCCATCACTGGACATGATGACCGTCCCTCCACGGCCTTCTGCAGCAGCACTGTTTCTTCTGTTCTCTCACTGTTGCCTATCATTTTGCTAAGTCCCCTTCTCTACCTGCCTGAGGATTCCACAGAATTTCATTCTTGGacctttttttgtctttgtacACTAACCAGATCATCTCCTTTGTTCCCACAGTTTTGATTATAATCCTAAAGCTAATATTACAACCCCTGTTTCTCTCCCAAGCCCTAGACCTGTATTTCCAACTGCAGTCTCTCTTGCCCGTCTCAGTGGCTTAGCCGTACATGTCTAAAACACCTCCTTTccatcttctctcctccctcccatcccaaactgctttgcctttcatattttcagtcttttaatgTCATCTCTGTTTACTCAAAGCTaggaaccttttttttaattgagatataattgatataaaatatactatattagtttcaggtgtacagtacaatgattcaatatttgtatatattgcaaagtgGTCACCATAATAAGCctaattaacatccatcaccatacatagttacagttttttttcttgtaaagagaacttttaagatccactctcttagcagctttcaaatatacaacacagtgttgttaattatagtcaccacactttacattacatccccatgacatTGATTTTATGACTGGATGTTTGTAAAAGCTAGAAATGTTTaagtctttctctttcctttgctgtcaTACCCTACTTCCAATTGGGAGTTTTTGCATCTTTAGAACATACCTTGAATCTGGCCACCTTTCTATTCACTGGATTTTAATTAACCTTTGCACCGGCCTCATCACTAATGTCGGTACCTCCAATCTAGTGCTCTTCCTGTTCGTGCTCCACTGCCACCGTTATCTACCTGGCCAGTTTCCTTCTAGAGTTTAGAGCCTatacctcttctctttttttctattggataagTTATAAACTTGAGTTTCATTTCTGGACCTAAGCTGCATTGTCAGTCTGATTTCCCATCATGCCTCCCACTCCACCATGCACATTACGCTTCTTTATGAACAATACTCTCTGCTTTATGGACAATTCCCAACTTCTAAACTTACTCACTGCCGACTCTTCTTCCCAGAATACATTATTCCACATCCTTCCTTCCCAGAAAATTCCTATATATCCTTCAGTACCAGCTCAGATTTCAACTTTCTCAGGCAGAGTTGATTGCTCTTCCCAGTATGCCTTCATCATTTTGAGTATCTCAGACTTCAAATTTATTCAGGAAATTGTCTTATTCATTGTTACATCCCCAgtacttagcatcataccctatACTTAGATGCATAGGTGGTGCttgatgagaaagagagagagaaaaaaaaatgactctactagccaaaatgaaaataaaaccagaaatttaGGATTCAAAAATATgtcctgttcttttgttttgggaaaggaaaaggaacgtttgtatttcattaaaaaaaaagtttctttcattTGCATGTTAATAAAATCTATATACCCAAATTGTGTATCATCTTATACAAGGCTAAATAGTAGCATTAAGACAATTCTACTTACCACTCATTTAAAATTGCACtaacaaaggggcacctgggtggctcagttggttaagcatccgactttggctcagatcatgatctcgcagttcgtgagtttgagcctcgcatcaggctctgtgctgacagctcagagcagctggagcctgcttcggattccatgtctctctctctgtgcccctcccccactcgtgcactgtgtctttctctcttaaaaataaataaacattaaaaaaaataaaatgcactaaCCAAATTGTGATGTCACatttaaagatacaaaattaCATTTGGAGTAGTTTCAGCTATTAAGAAATGGCAGAAAGAAACCATGAGAGATGAAAACcggaaagaaacacaaaaatacttgtttttagcAGGATGTCTGGTGCATAATATCTGATAGCAGGAAGGAGTTGGAGGGAATGGAGGAGTGGGAAAGAAATCGCTAACAAATACAGTGTTTACAAGATACAGGCACTGTTCTGAAAactttgcatatattaatttGCTTCGTTCTCATAACAACCCCATGCAGCAGAGCTATTAATTATCCCCATCCTAGCGATGAGGAAACTGGGCCACTGAGAAGATGAAGCCGCTTTTCCGATTCACAGTTATTAAATGGCCCAGTTGAGATTTAAAGCAAGGCAAATCTAGTTCCACAGTTTGTGCTCAGGGTAGATGTGTGCTGAATAATAACCCAGTAGCAGGGGCCATGTTTAGTAGAGGGACTATGGACTATATTTTCCCCTCACTGTTAATTTCTACTTTTCTGCAGTTTTCAAATGTCCAGTCagcaagtattatttttataataaaatgtcatGTGATAATCAGCAGctccaaagaatgaaaaatttacCAGAAATCTGTTTGCTATgtatctagaaaaagaaaaataccatttccCTACTGGGGGAAGAGAACCTTTAGGAAGTGGTACAGA
This DNA window, taken from Neofelis nebulosa isolate mNeoNeb1 chromosome 4, mNeoNeb1.pri, whole genome shotgun sequence, encodes the following:
- the YAE1 gene encoding protein YAE1 homolog is translated as MSWVQSTPLVQGPGEEGDVFDEEADESLLVQREWQSHMLRRVKEGYRDGIDAGKAVTLQQGFNQGYKEGAEVIINYGQLRGTLSALLSWCHLHDNGSALISKINSLLDAVGQCEEYVLKHLKSITSQPHVVDLLDSIQDMDLGHVAPAEKKMDEGKDERLCENNAELHKNCGKSLSEADCSSLECCRIQEQPHSENPSLTWILEQTASLVKQLGVSLDVLQHLKQL